In a single window of the Atlantibacter hermannii genome:
- the flgG gene encoding flagellar basal-body rod protein FlgG: protein MISSLWIAKTGLDAQQTNMDVIANNLANVSTNGFKRQRAVFEDLLYQTIRQPGAQSSEQTTLPSGLQIGTGVRPVATERLHSQGNLSQTSNSKDVAIKGQGFFQVLLPDGTSAYTRDGSFQVDQNGQLVTAGGFQVQPAITVPANALSITIGRDGLVSVTQQGQAAPVQVGQLNLTTFMNDTGLESIGENLYIETQSSGAPNESTPGLNGAGLLYQGYVETSNVNVAEELVNMIQVQRAYEINSKAVSTTDQMLQKLTQL, encoded by the coding sequence ATGATCAGCTCGTTATGGATTGCTAAAACTGGCCTGGACGCCCAGCAAACCAATATGGATGTGATCGCCAACAACCTGGCGAACGTCAGTACTAACGGTTTTAAACGCCAGCGCGCGGTATTTGAAGACTTGCTCTATCAAACCATCCGCCAGCCAGGCGCGCAGTCATCAGAACAAACCACGCTGCCATCCGGCTTGCAGATCGGTACCGGCGTGCGTCCGGTGGCGACCGAGCGTCTGCACAGCCAGGGCAACCTGTCGCAAACCAGCAACAGCAAAGATGTGGCGATTAAAGGGCAGGGTTTTTTCCAGGTACTGCTGCCGGACGGAACGTCTGCCTATACCCGTGATGGTTCATTCCAGGTTGACCAGAATGGCCAACTGGTAACCGCAGGTGGCTTCCAGGTTCAGCCTGCCATCACTGTGCCGGCGAACGCGCTCAGCATCACCATTGGCCGCGATGGTCTGGTAAGCGTGACCCAGCAGGGGCAGGCCGCGCCGGTCCAGGTGGGCCAGCTTAACCTGACCACCTTTATGAACGACACCGGTCTGGAAAGTATTGGTGAAAACCTCTACATCGAAACCCAGTCTTCCGGCGCGCCGAACGAAAGCACGCCAGGGCTGAACGGTGCGGGCTTGCTGTATCAGGGCTATGTGGAAACCTCGAACGTTAACGTGGCGGAAGAACTGGTGAATATGATCCAGGTGCAACGCGCTTACGAAATTAACAGTAAGGCGGTTTCCACCACTGACCAGATGCTGCAAAAACTGACGCAACTTTAA
- the flgF gene encoding flagellar basal-body rod protein FlgF, with protein MDHAIYTAMGAASQTLNQQAVNASNLANASTPGFRAQLTALRAVPVEGLSLPTRTLVAASTPGANMSQGAMDYTSRPLDVALQQDGWIAVQSAAGTEAYTRNGNIQVTAGGQLTIQGNPVMGDGGPIVVPEGSEISIAADGTISALNPGDPPNTVAPVGRLKLVKADAKEIVRGDDGLFRLSPAAQAQRGPTLQADPAIRVMSGVLEGSNVKPVEAMTDMIANARRFEMQMKVISSVDENSQRANQLLSIT; from the coding sequence ATGGATCACGCAATTTATACCGCAATGGGGGCTGCCAGTCAGACCCTGAATCAACAGGCGGTCAATGCAAGCAACCTGGCCAACGCCTCAACGCCAGGCTTCCGCGCCCAGCTTACTGCGCTGCGCGCGGTGCCGGTGGAAGGGCTCTCGCTGCCGACGCGTACGCTGGTGGCCGCTTCCACGCCTGGCGCAAACATGTCCCAGGGCGCGATGGATTACACCTCGCGTCCGCTGGACGTGGCGCTGCAGCAGGACGGCTGGATCGCTGTTCAGAGCGCGGCGGGCACTGAAGCCTATACCCGTAACGGGAATATCCAGGTCACCGCCGGTGGGCAGTTGACCATTCAGGGTAATCCGGTCATGGGTGACGGCGGCCCGATCGTGGTGCCGGAAGGGTCGGAAATTTCCATCGCAGCGGACGGCACCATCTCGGCGCTCAATCCCGGCGATCCGCCCAACACCGTGGCGCCGGTTGGCCGTTTGAAACTGGTGAAGGCGGACGCGAAAGAGATCGTGCGCGGCGATGACGGTTTATTCCGTTTAAGCCCTGCCGCTCAGGCCCAGCGCGGACCGACGTTACAGGCAGACCCGGCTATCCGCGTGATGTCCGGCGTACTGGAAGGCAGTAACGTCAAACCCGTTGAAGCGATGACCGATATGATCGCCAACGCCCGACGCTTCGAGATGCAAATGAAAGTGATCTCAAGCGTTGATGAAAACTCCCAGCGGGCTAACCAGCTGCTGTCGATCACTTAA
- the flgE gene encoding flagellar hook protein FlgE has product MGFSQAVSGLNAAASNLDVIGNNIANSATAGFKSASVSFADMFAGSKVGLGVKVAAVTQDFSDGITTNTGRGLDVAISQNGFFRLVDSNGSVFYSRNGQFKLDESRNLTNMQGMQVTGYPATGTPPTIQQGANPVGLTIPNTLMSAKVTTTASMVVNLNSSDKVVAADVTFNPANADSYNKKGSVTVFDTQGNAHDMNVYFRKNSDSTWAVYYQDSSVAGSPVSGPTAMTFDGNGKLTSPANPASIAMTPGVSNGVAATPFTLDFTGSMQQNTGSNNIVSTEQNGYKPGDLVSYQINDDGTVVGNYSNEKQQLLGQIVLANFANPEGLSSQGDNLWSASNSSGVALLGTAGSGNFGQLTNGALEASNVDLSKELVNMIVAQRNYQSNAQTIKTQDQILNTLVNLR; this is encoded by the coding sequence ATGGGCTTTTCTCAAGCGGTCAGCGGCCTGAATGCTGCGGCCTCAAACCTGGACGTAATTGGCAACAACATCGCCAACTCCGCCACGGCGGGCTTTAAATCCGCATCCGTTTCCTTCGCGGATATGTTCGCCGGTTCCAAAGTGGGCCTCGGTGTAAAAGTCGCCGCGGTTACCCAGGATTTCAGCGACGGTATCACCACTAATACCGGTCGCGGTCTCGACGTCGCGATTAGCCAGAACGGTTTTTTCCGTCTGGTAGACAGTAACGGCTCGGTGTTTTATAGCCGTAACGGCCAGTTCAAACTGGATGAAAGCCGCAACCTGACCAACATGCAGGGTATGCAGGTGACTGGCTACCCGGCTACCGGCACCCCGCCGACTATCCAACAGGGCGCGAACCCGGTTGGCCTGACTATTCCCAACACCCTGATGTCGGCAAAAGTGACCACTACCGCGTCAATGGTAGTTAACCTGAACTCGTCCGATAAAGTCGTTGCTGCCGATGTGACCTTTAACCCGGCGAACGCAGACAGCTATAACAAGAAAGGCAGCGTGACGGTCTTTGACACCCAGGGCAACGCCCATGACATGAACGTCTATTTCCGTAAGAACAGCGACAGCACCTGGGCCGTTTACTACCAGGACAGCAGCGTTGCGGGCAGCCCGGTATCTGGTCCGACGGCCATGACGTTTGATGGCAACGGCAAGTTAACCTCTCCGGCCAACCCGGCGTCTATCGCGATGACGCCAGGCGTATCGAATGGGGTAGCTGCGACGCCGTTTACCCTCGATTTCACCGGCTCCATGCAACAGAACACCGGCTCCAACAACATCGTTTCTACCGAGCAGAACGGTTACAAACCGGGCGATCTGGTGAGCTACCAAATCAACGATGACGGCACCGTGGTGGGTAACTACTCCAACGAGAAACAACAGCTGCTGGGACAGATCGTACTGGCGAACTTCGCTAACCCTGAAGGGCTTTCTTCTCAGGGCGACAACCTGTGGTCAGCGAGCAACTCCTCTGGCGTAGCACTGTTGGGTACGGCGGGCAGCGGCAACTTTGGTCAACTGACCAACGGCGCGCTGGAAGCCTCCAACGTCGATCTGAGTAAAGAGCTGGTTAACATGATTGTTGCCCAGCGTAACTACCAGTCGAACGCCCAGACCATTAAAACTCAGGACCAGATCCTGAACACGCTGGTTAACCTGCGCTAA
- the flgD gene encoding basal-body rod modification protein FlgD, translating to MSIAVNVNDPTNTGLSGVGGASGATGANKTNGLTGNSASDLQSSFLTLLVAQLKNQDPTNPLQNNELTTQLAQISTVSGIEKLNTTLGAVSGQLDSNQSLQASALIDRGVMIPGSSILSGKETTTPFGVELQQAADKVTATITNKDGVVMQTLDIGKLSAGVHTFSWDGKMTDGTAVPDGAYNVTFSASSAGTQLVAQPLNFALVNGVTRSNGNTLLDLGTYGTLAISEVRQII from the coding sequence ATGTCTATTGCCGTTAACGTTAACGACCCAACCAACACGGGGCTCAGTGGCGTCGGTGGTGCCAGTGGGGCCACAGGGGCGAATAAAACCAATGGTCTGACCGGCAACAGCGCCTCGGACCTGCAGAGTAGCTTTCTGACGCTGCTGGTGGCACAGCTTAAAAACCAGGACCCCACCAACCCGCTGCAGAACAATGAACTGACGACTCAGCTGGCGCAAATCAGCACCGTGAGCGGTATCGAGAAACTCAATACCACGCTTGGCGCGGTGTCCGGTCAGCTCGACAGCAACCAGTCGCTGCAGGCCAGCGCCCTGATCGATCGCGGCGTGATGATCCCCGGTAGCTCCATTCTGTCCGGTAAAGAGACCACGACGCCGTTTGGCGTTGAGCTGCAACAGGCGGCGGATAAAGTGACCGCCACCATCACCAATAAAGATGGCGTGGTGATGCAAACCCTCGATATCGGCAAGTTGAGTGCAGGCGTTCATACCTTCAGTTGGGACGGCAAAATGACGGACGGTACGGCAGTACCGGACGGCGCTTATAACGTGACCTTCTCGGCCAGTTCAGCTGGTACGCAGTTGGTCGCACAACCGCTCAATTTCGCCCTTGTTAACGGCGTTACACGATCCAATGGCAATACGCTCCTGGATTTGGGCACCTACGGCACGCTGGCTATCAGCGAAGTCAGACAAATAATCTAA
- the flgC gene encoding flagellar basal-body rod protein FlgC: MMALLNIFDIAGSALAAQSKRLNVAASNLANADSVTGPDGQPYRAKQVVFQVDAQPGASTGGVKVSQVVESQAPDKLVYEPGNPLADANGYVKMPNVDVVGEMVNTMSASRSYQANVEVMNTVKGMMMKTLTIGQ, from the coding sequence ATGATGGCGCTGCTCAATATTTTTGATATCGCCGGTTCGGCCCTGGCCGCCCAGTCAAAACGCCTGAACGTGGCGGCGAGTAACCTCGCCAACGCCGACAGCGTAACCGGGCCGGATGGCCAACCCTATCGCGCAAAACAGGTCGTTTTCCAGGTGGATGCGCAACCTGGCGCATCTACTGGCGGCGTAAAAGTGAGCCAGGTCGTTGAAAGTCAGGCGCCGGATAAGCTGGTTTATGAGCCTGGCAATCCGCTGGCTGACGCTAATGGTTACGTCAAAATGCCTAACGTCGATGTTGTCGGCGAAATGGTCAACACCATGTCCGCATCCCGCAGCTACCAGGCGAATGTGGAAGTGATGAACACCGTTAAAGGCATGATGATGAAAACACTGACCATCGGACAATAA
- the flgB gene encoding flagellar basal-body rod protein FlgB, producing the protein MLDKLDAALRFQQEALNLRAQRQEILAANIANADTPGYQARDIDFASQLKNVMERGRAQGNTVALTMTSARHIPAQASTAPQTNLLYRIPDQPSMDGNTVDMDRERTQFADNALKYQTDVTLMSGQIKGMMSVLQQGN; encoded by the coding sequence ATGCTCGACAAACTCGATGCCGCGTTGCGTTTTCAGCAGGAAGCGCTCAACTTGCGCGCGCAGCGTCAGGAGATCCTGGCAGCGAACATTGCTAATGCCGACACCCCGGGCTACCAGGCCCGGGATATCGACTTCGCCAGCCAACTCAAAAACGTGATGGAGCGCGGACGGGCTCAAGGCAACACTGTTGCACTGACCATGACCTCCGCTCGACACATTCCCGCCCAGGCTTCAACGGCGCCACAAACTAATTTGCTGTACCGCATTCCCGACCAACCGTCGATGGATGGCAACACGGTGGATATGGATCGCGAACGTACCCAGTTTGCAGATAACGCGCTGAAATATCAGACGGATGTGACGTTAATGAGCGGGCAAATTAAAGGCATGATGTCCGTGCTGCAACAAGGAAATTAA
- the flgA gene encoding flagellar basal body P-ring biosynthesis protein FlgA produces MKRLPATLATALMLISAAAYADVTSGLTAFFAQRLAGISDEVQVNVKTPQANWPTCENPVYSLPGNARLWGNLSVLARCGNDKQYLQVTVQAYGQYVVASAPVARGSELNDANLQLQRGRLDQLPPRAMLSLDQARQAQTLRDLAPGQTVTLSMVRQSWRVKAGQRVMVIATGDGFSVNSEGQALNNAAVAQNARVRMANGQVVSGTVDNDGNILITL; encoded by the coding sequence ATGAAACGTTTACCAGCCACGCTTGCTACCGCTTTGATGCTGATTAGTGCAGCGGCATATGCCGATGTGACATCAGGATTAACGGCTTTTTTCGCCCAACGGCTGGCGGGCATCAGCGATGAGGTCCAGGTGAACGTGAAGACGCCACAGGCCAACTGGCCGACCTGTGAAAACCCGGTGTACAGTTTGCCGGGCAATGCCAGACTGTGGGGCAATCTCAGTGTGCTGGCGCGCTGCGGTAACGATAAACAGTATTTACAGGTCACGGTTCAGGCTTACGGTCAGTATGTGGTGGCGAGTGCGCCCGTCGCGCGCGGCAGCGAGCTGAATGATGCAAATCTTCAACTGCAGCGCGGCCGCCTTGACCAGTTGCCGCCACGGGCGATGCTCTCGCTCGATCAGGCGCGACAGGCTCAAACGCTGCGCGATCTGGCACCCGGACAAACCGTGACGTTGTCGATGGTGCGCCAGTCATGGCGCGTCAAAGCCGGGCAGCGGGTCATGGTGATTGCCACTGGCGATGGGTTTAGCGTTAACAGTGAAGGTCAGGCATTAAATAATGCCGCCGTGGCCCAAAATGCCAGGGTACGTATGGCGAACGGACAGGTTGTGAGTGGAACGGTAGATAATGATGGGAATATTCTTATAACGCTATAA
- the flgM gene encoding anti-sigma-28 factor FlgM, which produces MSIERTSPLKPIGTVQPREASEPANVPVNRLDKSASATSTSVTFSGAEARLMQAGSSDINMERVEALKTAIRNGELKMDTGKIADALINEAQSFLQSK; this is translated from the coding sequence ATGAGCATAGAACGCACATCGCCTTTAAAACCGATCGGCACTGTCCAACCGCGCGAGGCGTCTGAGCCTGCAAACGTACCCGTTAATCGTCTGGATAAATCTGCTTCCGCTACCAGCACCAGCGTGACGTTCAGCGGTGCTGAGGCCCGCCTGATGCAAGCCGGAAGCAGTGACATTAATATGGAGCGCGTTGAGGCGCTCAAAACCGCCATTCGAAACGGCGAGCTCAAGATGGACACAGGCAAAATTGCCGATGCGCTAATTAATGAAGCTCAGAGTTTCCTGCAGAGTAAATAA